Proteins encoded by one window of Blastopirellula marina:
- the aroE gene encoding shikimate dehydrogenase — protein sequence MTHESLQEIVCCMGQPVAGNPSQFMMERAFAAAGLDWRYLTLEVSPEDLPAAVAGMKAMGFHGGNFTIPHKVAVIGHLKRLTEAAELMGAVNCIFAEDDGFVGENTDGKGFVLALKEVMEPEGKKVVLLGAGGAARAIAVELGLNKVASIDVVNRDAGRGRDLANLLSQRVGIASKWIPWNGMHELPEDADLVINGTSIGLNDASAMVPVNVDTFRDSMLVADVIFNPPETAFLQAAQDAGCQTIDGLGMLVNQGAIGFKIWTGIDPDPAVMREALEEYLGI from the coding sequence ATGACTCACGAATCACTTCAGGAAATCGTCTGTTGCATGGGTCAGCCGGTGGCTGGTAACCCATCTCAGTTCATGATGGAACGGGCGTTTGCCGCAGCAGGTTTGGATTGGCGATATCTCACCTTGGAAGTCTCCCCAGAAGATCTTCCCGCGGCCGTGGCCGGCATGAAGGCCATGGGCTTTCACGGGGGCAACTTCACGATTCCACACAAGGTCGCCGTCATTGGGCATCTGAAACGATTGACCGAAGCGGCCGAGTTGATGGGGGCGGTCAACTGTATTTTCGCCGAAGATGATGGCTTCGTCGGCGAGAATACCGATGGCAAAGGTTTCGTCTTGGCGCTGAAAGAAGTCATGGAGCCGGAAGGGAAGAAGGTAGTTCTGCTGGGTGCCGGTGGAGCGGCCAGAGCGATTGCGGTTGAGTTGGGACTGAACAAGGTTGCCAGTATCGACGTTGTCAATCGCGATGCCGGCCGCGGCCGCGATCTGGCGAACCTTCTCTCGCAGCGCGTGGGAATCGCGTCGAAATGGATCCCTTGGAATGGAATGCACGAACTACCTGAGGATGCCGACCTGGTCATCAATGGAACAAGCATCGGATTGAACGATGCTTCGGCCATGGTTCCGGTCAATGTCGACACGTTTCGCGATTCGATGTTGGTGGCCGACGTGATCTTTAATCCGCCTGAAACCGCATTCTTGCAAGCGGCACAAGATGCCGGATGTCAGACGATCGATGGCCTGGGGATGCTGGTCAATCAAGGCGCGATCGGTTTCAAGATCTGGACCGGTATCGACCCCGATCCGGCTGTCATGCGAGAAGCTTTGGAAGAGTATCTAGGTATCTAG
- a CDS encoding superoxide dismutase family protein — translation MKSTILTLSILLLAIPGLAMAQDEGAKEEKEHAHEHAAEMVKMPTNAVAVLASTSGSDVKGVIMLKQEDGYVHLTGKVINLKPGEHGFHIHEFGDLTKSDGTAAGGHFNPDGHEHGAPSTHSHVGDLGNITADDKGEAKIDIKAEGLKLHIVLGRSLVVHADADDLKSQPSGNAGPRVGVGVIGIAKPSE, via the coding sequence ATGAAATCGACCATTCTGACTCTAAGCATTCTGCTTTTGGCAATTCCTGGCCTGGCTATGGCCCAAGACGAAGGTGCTAAGGAAGAAAAAGAACACGCACATGAGCATGCCGCTGAAATGGTTAAGATGCCCACCAACGCGGTTGCCGTCTTGGCTTCCACCAGCGGTAGCGACGTAAAGGGCGTCATTATGCTGAAGCAGGAAGATGGTTACGTACACCTGACTGGTAAAGTGATCAATCTGAAACCAGGCGAACACGGCTTCCATATCCACGAGTTCGGTGACCTGACCAAGTCGGACGGAACCGCCGCCGGTGGTCACTTCAATCCTGATGGTCACGAACATGGTGCCCCTAGTACTCATAGCCATGTCGGTGACTTGGGTAACATCACCGCCGACGATAAGGGCGAAGCTAAGATCGATATCAAAGCCGAGGGTTTGAAGCTGCACATCGTGCTGGGACGCTCGCTCGTCGTCCATGCCGATGCCGACGATCTGAAGAGCCAACCATCCGGCAATGCAGGTCCTCGCGTTGGTGTTGGCGTGATCGGCATTGCCAAGCCTAGCGAGTAA
- a CDS encoding DUF1990 domain-containing protein, with translation MFRFHSPDATSVERFIKSQCERKYSYCHQGKTAGTPPKGFQIDHTRVKLGYGIEVFEKAKEALGKWQQFELGWVVARPTTTTIREGETVCVIGKAAGLYWLNAARIVYVIDDRLNTPKFGFAYGTLPAHMEMGEERFLVEMDEYGDVWYDILAFSRPKRWIVWLVQPYMRKLQKQFARDSATRMKQLVLEKVQQAA, from the coding sequence ATGTTTCGCTTTCATTCACCTGATGCTACGTCCGTCGAACGGTTTATCAAAAGCCAGTGCGAGCGGAAGTACTCTTACTGCCATCAGGGGAAAACGGCAGGCACTCCCCCAAAAGGTTTTCAGATTGACCATACTCGCGTGAAGCTTGGGTATGGCATTGAAGTCTTCGAGAAGGCCAAAGAGGCCCTTGGTAAGTGGCAACAGTTTGAACTGGGCTGGGTCGTTGCCAGGCCAACCACCACTACGATCCGCGAAGGAGAAACGGTATGTGTGATTGGTAAAGCGGCTGGCCTCTATTGGCTTAATGCGGCGCGAATTGTGTACGTGATCGACGATCGGCTGAATACGCCTAAGTTTGGCTTTGCGTACGGGACATTGCCTGCCCACATGGAAATGGGTGAAGAACGCTTCCTTGTCGAAATGGATGAGTATGGGGACGTCTGGTATGACATTCTGGCCTTTTCACGACCGAAACGGTGGATCGTCTGGCTGGTCCAACCGTACATGCGGAAACTACAAAAACAGTTTGCTCGTGATTCTGCGACCCGAATGAAACAGCTGGTACTTGAGAAAGTGCAGCAAGCTGCCTGA
- a CDS encoding NAD(P)H-binding protein translates to MTSDDHPPSNRRKTVLVTGATGYVGSRLIPRILPHYNIRCLVRDPSRLDETLCNQVEVSQGDVMHSPSLQNCLQGVDVAFYLIHGLGYGADFQKKDRIAAENFAAAAKEAGVSRIVYLGGLGDDADSKLSPHLRSRHEVGQIFQASGVPTIELRASVVLGPGSLSYELIRSLTQRLPMMICPKWLSTPTQPIATEDVLAYLHESIELPTEKSEVFEIGSQDVVTYGGLIQMYAKERNLTRILVRVPLLTPYLSSLWLGLVTPTSAEVGRHLIEGLRNPTVVRDDRARTIFSHQPMTTQEAIRQAVQQEA, encoded by the coding sequence ATGACCTCTGACGATCACCCCCCCAGCAACCGACGGAAAACGGTTCTCGTAACCGGAGCGACTGGGTATGTGGGAAGCCGGCTGATCCCCCGAATTCTACCTCACTACAACATCCGCTGCCTGGTACGCGATCCGAGCCGGCTAGATGAGACACTCTGTAATCAAGTGGAAGTCTCGCAAGGGGATGTAATGCACTCTCCTTCCCTTCAAAACTGCTTGCAGGGGGTCGACGTTGCGTTCTATCTCATCCACGGTTTGGGGTATGGGGCTGACTTTCAAAAGAAGGATCGCATTGCGGCCGAGAACTTCGCAGCCGCGGCCAAAGAGGCAGGCGTCTCGCGGATTGTTTACCTGGGAGGCCTGGGGGATGATGCCGACTCGAAGCTTTCGCCCCATCTGAGAAGTCGCCATGAGGTGGGTCAGATATTTCAAGCCAGTGGTGTGCCCACCATCGAGTTGCGCGCTTCGGTCGTGCTTGGCCCAGGCAGTTTGTCGTACGAACTCATTCGTTCGTTGACGCAGCGACTGCCAATGATGATTTGTCCGAAATGGCTATCAACACCGACGCAGCCTATCGCCACCGAAGACGTGCTGGCATACCTGCATGAATCGATTGAACTGCCCACCGAGAAAAGCGAAGTCTTCGAGATCGGCAGCCAAGACGTCGTCACCTATGGTGGACTGATTCAGATGTACGCGAAAGAGCGAAACCTGACGCGTATCTTAGTCCGCGTGCCACTACTGACGCCGTACCTTTCAAGCCTGTGGCTGGGGCTGGTCACGCCTACCAGTGCCGAGGTCGGTCGGCACTTGATCGAAGGGCTTCGCAACCCAACTGTCGTGCGTGACGATCGGGCCCGCACTATTTTTTCGCACCAGCCAATGACCACTCAGGAAGCAATTCGTCAGGCTGTCCAACAAGAAGCATAG
- a CDS encoding nucleoside hydrolase, translating to MACFRLTLVCLIGWFGMVNLTHGQVPPKIIFDTDMDSDCDDAACLAMLHALVDRGEIELLGTMISAKHPWSAACTDAINTYYGRPDLPIGVPKGKAGIQQGSKYAEQIAKEFPHDSPKYEDVPDATKLYRQILSAQPDHSVTILTVGDLTNLRYLIESEGDDISSLSGKELVQQKVAHWVCMGSRYPADLDPGKWGNFKPDAESTFRAIEKWPTKITFTGGGKFAELVSTGKRLNEVPQNNPVRRVYELYFGGKVKDRHSADQISVMVAARGTGYPWKLVTQGHNHIFANGTHQWQTDTDDSKHQYISALAEGVDPASVIDSFNQLILHQPEERP from the coding sequence ATGGCTTGTTTCCGCTTAACACTTGTCTGTCTGATTGGTTGGTTTGGTATGGTGAACTTGACCCATGGGCAGGTCCCACCCAAGATCATCTTCGATACCGACATGGATAGCGACTGCGACGATGCAGCTTGCCTGGCGATGTTGCATGCTTTAGTCGATCGCGGTGAGATCGAACTGCTGGGGACAATGATCTCGGCCAAGCATCCATGGTCGGCGGCCTGTACCGATGCGATCAACACGTACTATGGTCGACCTGATCTGCCAATTGGCGTTCCCAAAGGTAAGGCTGGCATTCAGCAAGGGTCGAAATATGCCGAGCAGATCGCCAAGGAGTTTCCGCACGATTCTCCCAAGTATGAAGATGTCCCCGACGCGACGAAGCTATATCGCCAGATCCTCTCAGCTCAGCCGGATCATAGCGTGACGATTCTGACCGTGGGGGACCTGACGAATCTTCGCTATCTGATCGAGTCAGAAGGGGACGACATCAGCTCGCTGTCAGGCAAGGAACTCGTACAGCAAAAGGTCGCTCACTGGGTATGCATGGGAAGTCGCTACCCGGCCGATCTGGATCCAGGCAAGTGGGGCAACTTTAAACCCGATGCCGAGTCGACTTTCAGGGCGATTGAGAAGTGGCCAACCAAGATCACATTTACCGGCGGAGGTAAATTCGCCGAGTTGGTTTCAACTGGAAAGCGTTTGAACGAGGTTCCCCAGAACAATCCAGTCCGCCGCGTTTACGAACTTTACTTCGGCGGCAAGGTGAAAGATCGCCACAGCGCCGACCAGATCTCCGTCATGGTCGCGGCCCGCGGGACAGGGTATCCTTGGAAGCTCGTTACCCAGGGACATAATCACATCTTTGCCAATGGAACGCACCAGTGGCAAACCGATACGGATGATTCCAAACATCAGTACATCTCGGCTCTGGCCGAAGGGGTCGATCCGGCAAGCGTGATCGATTCATTCAACCAGTTGATTCTTCATCAGCCAGAAGAGCGGCCTTAG
- a CDS encoding DNA gyrase subunit B: MTEPNEPQDQPTGDIENKEAAQQAQQAKAKSEYGASDLEHLSDLEHVRERPSMYIGDRSTRGFHHLVYEVVDNSIDEAMAEFASSVIVTVHNDNSVTVEDDGRGIPVDRHPQLSEQVGRDVSTLEGVMTVLKFGGKFSKGAYQTSGGLHGVGVTVVNFLSEWCEVEVYRDGFVWQQEYERGVPQGPVQKGQATKKRGTKTTFKPDSQIFNVSKFNHDTLAKRLQELAFLNKGVKIIFIDDRTQERDEFIYEKGIIEYVEHLNRATNALHPDVIFLSGVTEGVGYEIALQYSEEYTENLHSYVNNINTHEGGTHVSGFKTALTRTLNNYAKKESMIKDLALSGDDFREGLTAIISTRVPEPQFEGQTKTKLGNSEVESYINSAFGEFMTKYLEENPKVAKIIIRKALLAGQAREAARKARDLLRNRKDALSGGGLPGKLRDCISKEMEKCELYLVEGDSAGGSAEGGRLRDFQAILPLRGKIINTYKAREDKVLANEEVRSMIQAIGVGIGQDQDINKRRYNKVVIMTDADVDGSHIRTLLLSFFYRQMNELVAGGHVYVAQPPLFRVVNKKNVWYVQTEEEMKNQLLDNGLADCAFVDENGDVIEGENMEKLCRALAPLEEAIVALERRGIGLKIHAVRQDPVSQKLPVFHLVMGREEHWFATKKELDTYLTERGLDAEPDTQIPDEGEVVDGQVIDEEASSNGQPKEEESAIDAPHIAELHEVRTINIKLGEIADLGFDIQSLIPQERTGSTESRYKLRRGETETGLEDLRGLLTAVRSAGERGLQVTRFKGLGEMNAEELRETTLDPQNRTLMQVTMSDASAADDMFRILMGDKVEPRREFIEKHALEVRNLDV; the protein is encoded by the coding sequence ATGACCGAACCGAACGAACCTCAAGATCAACCGACTGGGGACATCGAAAACAAGGAAGCCGCACAGCAGGCCCAACAGGCCAAGGCCAAATCGGAATACGGTGCGAGCGATCTCGAGCACCTTTCTGACTTGGAACACGTCCGCGAACGTCCGAGTATGTACATCGGCGACCGTTCTACGCGTGGTTTCCATCATCTGGTGTACGAAGTGGTCGATAACTCGATCGACGAAGCGATGGCTGAGTTCGCTTCCAGTGTGATCGTGACCGTTCACAACGATAACTCGGTCACGGTGGAAGACGACGGCCGTGGTATTCCGGTCGATCGCCACCCGCAGCTTTCCGAACAAGTCGGCCGCGACGTCTCGACCCTGGAAGGGGTGATGACCGTTCTGAAGTTCGGCGGCAAGTTCAGCAAAGGGGCCTACCAAACCTCAGGCGGTCTGCACGGCGTGGGTGTGACCGTGGTGAACTTCCTGTCCGAGTGGTGTGAAGTCGAAGTCTATCGCGATGGTTTCGTCTGGCAGCAGGAATACGAACGGGGCGTTCCCCAAGGTCCGGTTCAAAAGGGTCAGGCAACCAAGAAGCGTGGCACCAAGACCACCTTCAAGCCTGACAGCCAGATCTTCAACGTCAGCAAGTTCAATCACGACACGCTGGCAAAGCGTCTGCAGGAACTCGCTTTCTTGAACAAAGGCGTGAAGATCATCTTCATCGATGACCGCACCCAAGAGAGAGACGAATTCATCTACGAAAAGGGGATCATCGAGTACGTCGAGCACCTCAACCGTGCCACCAACGCGCTACATCCAGACGTGATCTTCCTAAGTGGTGTTACCGAAGGGGTCGGTTACGAAATCGCTTTGCAGTACAGCGAAGAGTACACCGAAAACCTCCATTCCTACGTGAACAATATCAACACGCACGAAGGGGGTACGCACGTCTCGGGTTTCAAGACAGCCCTCACGCGTACGCTGAATAACTACGCCAAGAAGGAAAGCATGATCAAGGATCTCGCGCTTTCCGGCGACGACTTCCGCGAAGGTTTGACGGCGATCATCAGTACCCGCGTGCCAGAACCGCAGTTCGAAGGGCAGACCAAGACCAAGCTGGGTAACAGCGAAGTCGAAAGCTACATCAACTCGGCGTTCGGCGAGTTCATGACCAAGTACCTGGAAGAGAATCCCAAGGTCGCCAAGATCATCATCCGCAAGGCTTTGCTCGCCGGTCAGGCCCGCGAAGCGGCTCGTAAAGCTCGCGATCTACTGCGTAACCGCAAGGATGCCCTCAGCGGTGGCGGCTTGCCCGGCAAGCTGCGCGACTGCATCAGCAAAGAGATGGAGAAGTGCGAACTGTACCTGGTGGAAGGTGACTCGGCCGGTGGTTCGGCCGAAGGGGGACGCCTGCGAGATTTTCAGGCTATCTTGCCGCTGCGAGGTAAGATCATCAACACCTACAAGGCCCGAGAAGACAAAGTGCTGGCCAACGAAGAAGTTCGCAGCATGATCCAGGCCATTGGCGTGGGTATCGGGCAGGACCAGGACATCAACAAGCGTCGGTACAACAAGGTCGTGATCATGACCGATGCCGACGTCGACGGTTCGCACATTCGTACGTTGCTGTTGTCGTTTTTCTATCGCCAGATGAACGAACTGGTTGCCGGCGGGCACGTCTACGTCGCCCAGCCGCCACTGTTCCGCGTGGTGAATAAGAAGAACGTCTGGTACGTTCAGACCGAAGAAGAGATGAAGAACCAGTTGCTGGACAACGGTCTGGCGGATTGTGCTTTCGTCGACGAGAACGGAGACGTCATCGAAGGCGAGAACATGGAAAAGCTCTGTCGGGCACTCGCTCCGCTGGAAGAAGCGATCGTCGCTTTGGAACGCCGCGGCATTGGCCTCAAGATTCATGCCGTACGTCAGGACCCAGTCAGCCAGAAGTTGCCGGTCTTCCACCTGGTGATGGGTCGCGAAGAACATTGGTTCGCCACCAAGAAGGAACTCGATACGTACCTCACCGAACGCGGACTCGATGCCGAGCCAGACACCCAGATTCCTGATGAAGGGGAAGTAGTCGACGGCCAGGTTATCGATGAAGAAGCTTCTTCCAATGGTCAACCGAAGGAAGAAGAGTCCGCAATCGATGCCCCGCACATTGCTGAACTGCATGAAGTGCGAACGATCAACATCAAGCTGGGCGAGATCGCTGATCTCGGCTTCGATATCCAGTCGCTGATCCCGCAGGAACGTACCGGCAGCACCGAATCGCGTTATAAGCTGCGTCGCGGTGAAACGGAAACAGGCCTCGAAGACTTGCGTGGTCTTTTGACGGCTGTTCGTTCGGCCGGTGAACGTGGCCTGCAGGTAACTCGCTTTAAAGGTCTGGGTGAAATGAACGCGGAAGAACTTCGCGAAACGACCCTCGATCCGCAAAACCGAACGCTGATGCAGGTCACCATGAGCGACGCTTCCGCCGCCGACGATATGTTCCGTATCTTGATGGGGGACAAGGTTGAACCTCGCCGCGAGTTCATCGAGAAGCACGCGTTGGAAGTACGCAACCTGGACGTCTAA
- a CDS encoding DUF721 domain-containing protein, translating into MSQRQPGKLQSIKGTLAQLMVQKGYAQVQTADATQKAWDVAAGERLAEHSVAGNVQRGTLLVMVANSTISQMISFQKPKILKSLQEQLPDHGITDLKIKVGRID; encoded by the coding sequence ATGAGCCAGCGTCAGCCAGGCAAGTTGCAATCGATCAAAGGAACCTTGGCCCAGTTGATGGTCCAAAAGGGTTATGCCCAGGTTCAGACGGCCGATGCCACACAAAAGGCCTGGGATGTCGCTGCCGGCGAGCGACTGGCCGAACATAGTGTGGCTGGCAATGTACAGCGTGGCACTTTGTTAGTCATGGTCGCCAATTCGACGATCAGCCAGATGATTAGTTTCCAGAAGCCCAAGATCCTTAAGTCGCTGCAAGAGCAACTGCCGGATCACGGGATCACCGATTTGAAAATCAAAGTGGGACGGATTGACTAA
- the dnaN gene encoding DNA polymerase III subunit beta, with protein sequence MKITFDREKFQTAFQTAAMVAPSRSPKPILQNVKLDATEKATILMATDMEIGVRIEVEGIEVEQPGSIVLPVARFGSILKEVRDERLSVQREESRTVVQAQHSKFTLSSEDPDEFPTVQTFAEGKYHEVSARVLKELIRRTLFATDTESGRYALGGVLLELGENSITAVATDGRRLAKMEGPATQVEGHGNTDAMTIIPSRAMQLIERSLTDLDATVQIASRTNDVLVKVGPATIYARLVEGRFPKWRDVLPEKREAAHIEMSVGPAYAALRQAAIVTSDESRGIDFTFGHGSMVLSSNTAEVGDSRVEIPIPYDGENVEITMDHRFVADFYKVLGSESNFTLNIQNAESAALFSTDDNYDYVVMPLARDR encoded by the coding sequence ATGAAAATCACTTTCGATCGCGAGAAGTTTCAGACGGCATTCCAGACGGCGGCCATGGTGGCACCTAGCCGTAGTCCCAAGCCGATCCTGCAAAACGTCAAACTCGACGCCACCGAAAAGGCCACCATCTTGATGGCTACCGACATGGAAATCGGGGTTCGCATCGAGGTGGAAGGCATTGAAGTCGAGCAGCCTGGCAGTATCGTTTTACCGGTGGCCCGGTTTGGTTCTATCTTGAAGGAGGTTCGCGATGAGCGACTCAGCGTGCAGCGGGAAGAATCACGGACAGTCGTGCAAGCCCAGCACAGTAAGTTCACATTGTCGAGCGAAGATCCCGACGAGTTTCCCACCGTGCAAACGTTCGCCGAGGGTAAGTACCATGAAGTATCGGCTCGGGTTCTCAAAGAACTGATTCGCCGTACCCTCTTCGCCACCGATACCGAAAGTGGCCGCTACGCACTGGGTGGTGTTCTGTTGGAACTGGGCGAGAACAGCATCACCGCGGTGGCAACCGACGGTCGCCGATTGGCCAAGATGGAAGGACCTGCCACGCAGGTCGAAGGTCACGGTAATACCGACGCAATGACGATCATCCCTTCGCGTGCGATGCAGCTGATCGAACGCAGCCTGACCGATCTGGACGCGACGGTACAGATCGCTTCCCGCACCAACGACGTACTCGTCAAAGTTGGCCCAGCCACGATTTATGCCCGCCTGGTCGAAGGGCGTTTCCCGAAGTGGCGCGACGTGCTTCCCGAAAAGCGCGAAGCGGCCCATATCGAGATGTCGGTCGGGCCAGCGTATGCCGCCCTTCGTCAGGCAGCCATTGTGACGTCCGACGAGAGCCGTGGGATCGACTTCACGTTCGGTCACGGTTCGATGGTCCTTTCCAGCAACACGGCCGAGGTGGGCGATTCTCGCGTCGAGATTCCGATTCCGTACGACGGTGAGAATGTCGAGATCACGATGGATCACCGCTTCGTGGCCGACTTCTACAAGGTGCTGGGTAGCGAAAGCAATTTCACGCTCAATATCCAAAACGCCGAAAGTGCTGCCCTATTCAGTACAGACGACAACTATGACTATGTCGTCATGCCACTGGCACGCGATCGGTAA
- a CDS encoding DnaA ATPase domain-containing protein, with protein sequence MVTEIITIALPWVRQEDPAYNGSIKRSIEGLRPFVAGPENRMIQSAVEALKHDASQFSPVVIYGPSGSGKSHLLQGLTGVLVEKEPDLKVLSVTGSDFAREYGNALRQETASKTRTEFFGTDVLVIEDLHELLHFPSMQQVLLHLLDELERRGAAVLVSCRENPIGMEGFSTELRSRLSAGLLVPVVLPEQGTREVLIQGIATRHNRQITKMAAQKLAAAFPHGLLQLSGIVNRLIAQTAANQVIDTSVVDSLLESEHNTAKVSLRNIASMTAKYFRVKVADMKGSSRRQSIVQARSVAMLLARQLTEESLKAVGKHFGGRDHTTVMHAVSSMEAKLKKDVALREAVLELRESILQRSAV encoded by the coding sequence GTGGTTACGGAGATCATCACCATTGCCTTGCCTTGGGTCCGCCAAGAGGACCCCGCCTACAATGGATCGATAAAACGGTCCATTGAGGGACTGCGCCCCTTTGTGGCAGGGCCTGAAAACCGCATGATTCAATCGGCGGTCGAAGCATTGAAGCACGACGCTTCGCAGTTCTCGCCGGTCGTGATCTACGGCCCTAGCGGTTCCGGCAAGTCGCATTTGCTGCAAGGCCTCACAGGCGTGCTCGTCGAGAAGGAACCTGACCTGAAGGTTCTCTCCGTAACCGGCAGCGATTTTGCCCGCGAGTATGGCAATGCCCTGCGACAAGAAACGGCCAGCAAGACGCGCACCGAGTTCTTCGGAACCGATGTACTGGTCATCGAAGACCTGCACGAACTGTTGCACTTCCCGTCGATGCAGCAGGTGCTTTTGCACTTGCTCGACGAACTGGAACGACGCGGTGCCGCGGTCCTGGTTTCATGCCGCGAAAACCCAATTGGCATGGAAGGGTTCTCGACCGAACTTCGCAGCCGTTTGTCGGCTGGTTTGCTGGTTCCGGTCGTATTGCCAGAGCAGGGAACCCGCGAAGTCCTGATCCAGGGGATCGCGACACGACACAACCGCCAAATCACCAAGATGGCCGCTCAGAAGCTGGCCGCGGCATTTCCGCATGGTCTGCTGCAGCTCAGCGGAATTGTGAACCGACTGATTGCTCAAACGGCGGCTAACCAAGTCATCGATACGTCGGTCGTCGACTCGCTTCTGGAAAGTGAGCACAACACGGCCAAAGTCAGTCTTCGTAACATCGCCAGCATGACGGCCAAGTACTTTCGCGTGAAGGTCGCCGACATGAAGGGGAGTTCACGGCGGCAAAGTATCGTTCAGGCCCGCAGCGTCGCTATGCTGCTGGCTCGGCAACTCACGGAAGAAAGCCTTAAAGCGGTCGGAAAACATTTCGGAGGCCGCGATCACACCACCGTCATGCATGCGGTGAGCAGTATGGAAGCCAAACTCAAGAAGGATGTCGCTTTGAGAGAAGCCGTACTCGAGCTGCGAGAGAGCATCTTGCAGCGCAGTGCGGTGTGA
- a CDS encoding tetratricopeptide repeat protein, with product MRLRDALLRHPDTPFFARYEGLEEDTDDNQDDPSNWEVEPIDSPILRESETSDFFIVRAKHILPDGTIHDCYINLMLPERVSDFVYVLNDGELSTCYHHEVAGEVICAVPIDAYGDYELFYSRIAPDSGIKILKKGLELADQKSYIAEDLGYILRDENRMAEAAEMFQISANEEPTSPYIYSELAACYQAIGKLDLASQYEALLRKST from the coding sequence ATGCGGTTACGAGATGCCTTGCTACGACATCCTGATACACCGTTTTTCGCTCGTTATGAGGGACTTGAAGAAGATACGGACGACAATCAGGACGATCCGTCGAACTGGGAAGTCGAGCCAATTGATTCGCCAATACTGCGGGAATCAGAGACGAGTGATTTCTTCATCGTTCGAGCCAAGCACATTCTTCCCGACGGAACCATTCACGATTGCTACATCAATCTGATGTTGCCAGAACGCGTGAGCGACTTTGTTTACGTCCTAAACGATGGCGAACTGAGCACTTGTTATCACCACGAAGTCGCCGGTGAAGTGATTTGTGCCGTACCGATTGATGCGTACGGCGACTACGAACTCTTTTATTCCCGAATAGCGCCCGATAGTGGAATCAAAATCTTGAAGAAGGGTCTCGAACTGGCCGATCAGAAGTCTTATATCGCAGAAGACCTGGGATACATTCTTCGCGATGAAAATCGCATGGCAGAAGCGGCCGAAATGTTCCAGATATCGGCCAACGAAGAGCCCACATCCCCATATATCTACTCGGAATTGGCGGCTTGCTATCAAGCCATCGGAAAGCTCGATCTCGCGAGCCAATACGAGGCCTTGTTGCGCAAGTCGACCTAA